In a single window of the Callithrix jacchus isolate 240 chromosome 1, calJac240_pri, whole genome shotgun sequence genome:
- the RAD23B gene encoding UV excision repair protein RAD23 homolog B isoform X2 — MVTKPKAVSTPAPATTQQSAPASTTAVTSSTVTTVAQAPTPAPALAPTSTPSSVTPASATASPEPAPASATKQEKPAEKPAETPVASSPTSTDSTSGDSSRSNLFEDATSALVTGQSYENMVTEIMSMGYEREQVIAALRASFNNPDRAVEYLLMGIPGDRENQAVVDPPQAASTGAPQSSAVAAAAATTTATTTTTSSGGHPLEFLRNQPQFQQMRQIIQQNPSLLPALLQQIGRENPQLLQQISQHQEHFIQMLNEPVQEAGGQGGGGGGGSGGIAEAGSGHMNYIQVTPQEKEAIERLKALGFPEGLVIQAYFACEKNENLAANFLLQQNFDED; from the exons CCCAAAGCAGTGTCAACACCAGCACCAGCTACAACTCAGCAGTCAGCTCCCGCCAGCACTAcagcagttacttcctccacggTAACAACTGTGGCTCAGGCTCCAACCCCTGCCCCTGCTTTGGCGCCCACTTCCACACCATCATCCGTCACTCCAGCATCAGCGACAGCATCTCCTGAACCTGCACCTGCTAGTGCAACTAAACAAGAGAAACCTGCAGAAAAGCCAGCAGAGACACCAGTGGCTAGTAGCCCAACATCAACTGACAG TACATCAGGAGACTCTTCTCGGTCAAACCTTTTTGAAGATGCAACAAGTGCACTTG TGACGGGTCAGTCTTATGAGAATATGGTCACTGAGATCATGTCAATGGGCTATGAACGAGAGCAAGTAATTGCAGCCCTGAGAGCCAGTTTCAACAACCCTGACAGAGCAGTGGAGTATCTTTTAATG GGAATCCCTGGAGATAGAGAAAATCAGGCTGTGGTTGACCCCCCTCAAGCAGCTAGTACTGGGGCGCCTCAGTCTTCAGCAGTGGCTGCAGCTGCAGCGACTACAACAGCAACGACTACAACAACAAGTTCTGGAG GACATCCCCTTGAATTTTTACGGAATCAGCCTCAGTTTCAACAGATGAGACAAATTATTCAACAGAATCCTTCCCTGCTCCCAGCGTTACTGCAGCAGATAGGTCGAGAGAATCCTCAATTACTTCAG CAAATTAGCCAACACCAGGAGCATTTTATTCAGATGTTAAATGAACCAGTTCAAGAAGCTGGCGgtcaaggaggaggaggtggaggtggcagtggagGAATTGCAGAAGCTGGAAGTGGTCATATGAACTATATTCAAGTAACGCCTCAGGAAAAAGAAGCTATAGAAAGG TTAAAGGCATTAGGATTTCCCGAAGGACTTGTGATCCAAGCATATTTTGCTTGTGAGAAGAATGAAAATTTGGCTGCCAATTTTCTTCTACAGCAAAACTTTGATGAAGATTGA